Proteins co-encoded in one Corylus avellana chromosome ca9, CavTom2PMs-1.0 genomic window:
- the LOC132192352 gene encoding psbP domain-containing protein 6, chloroplastic, whose translation MAAASAVVKPYSYPICSTSNSPLKSTAPPFPHKHNQLSLRREIILKGLSLLPLLELKQPRPSSAAKEIEVGSFLPPSPSDPSFVFFKASPKDTPALRAGNVQPYQFIIPPTWKQTRVANILSGNYCQPKCAEPWVEVKFEDEKQGKIQVVASPLIRLTNKPNASIEEIGSPEKLIASLGPFVTGNTYDPDELLETQVEKLGDQTYYKYVLETPFALTGSHNLAKATAKGNTVVLFVVSANDKQWPTSEKTLKAMLDSFQV comes from the exons ATGGCAGCTGCCTCTGCAGTTGTAAAGCCCTACTCCTACCCCATATGCTCAACTTCAAACTCCCCTCTGAAATCCACAGCCCCCCCATTCCCTCACAAGCATAACCAGCTCTCTCTCAGGAGAGAGATAATCTTGAAAGGTCTTTCTCTGCTTCCTCTTCTTGAGTTGAAGCAGCCGCGTCCTTCTTCAGCGGCTAAAGAGATCGAGGTTGGGTCCTTCCTCCCACCTTCCCCTTCCGACCCTTCCTTCGTCTTCTTCAAAGCCTCTCCCAAAGACACCCCTGCTCTTCGCGCAG GAAATGTGCAACCCTACCAGTTCATCATCCCACCAACTTGGAAACAGACAAGAGTAGCAAACATATTGTCTGGCAATTACTGCCAACCCAAATGTGCAGAGCCTTGGGTGGAGGTGAAATTTGAAGATGAGAAACAGGGGAAAATCCAAGTAGTGGCTTCACCTTTGATACGCCTCACCAATAAGCCCAATGCATCAATTGAAGAAATTGGGAGCCCTGAGAAGTTGATTGCTTCTCTTGGCCCTTTTGTTACTGGAAATACATATGATCCGGACGAACTCCTTGAGACACAGGTTGAAAAGCTTGGTGATCAGACG TATTACAAATATGTGCTTGAGACTCCTTTTGCTTTGACGGGTTCACACAATCTTGCAAAGGCAACAGCAAAGGGGAATACCGTTGTCTTATTTGTAGTCAGTGCAAATGATAAACAGTGGCCAACATCTGAGAAAACCTTAAAAGCCATGCTTGATTCCTTTCAGGTGTAG